GCGGGCTCAGGCCGGCGGCCGGATCGGGCGGGGCGGCCGGGCCGTCCGGCTCGGCCAGCACCCTGGCCAGCAGCAGGGCGCGCCCGCCGCGGTCGGTGTGCCGGCGCAGCCGGTCCAGCAGGTCGCGCAGCTGTGGCGCGTACGCCATCAGGTGCTGGTAGCGCAGCAGCAGCGACAGGACCTCCTCGTCGTCCTCGACCAGGATGCGGGAGGCCACCGCGGCGCCGACGCCCGGATCGGCCGTCCGGCGCAGCTCGCGGGCGGTCCACTGCCGCAGGAGCGGCTCGCCGGCGAGGAGCCCGACGACCGCGGACAGGACGCCCGGCTCCCCGATGCGGCGGGTGAGGGCGCCGAGCAGCGCGTTGCGGGCCAGCAGGTCGGTCTCGACGCGGAGGGCGGCCAGGAACGGCGCGCTGCCGGTCCGGGTGAAGGTCAGTGCCTGGACGGCGGCGCGGCGCACCAGCGGCGACGGGTCGTCCAGGAGCAGCAGCGTCGACTCGACCGGCGGGTCGGGGTCGGCCTTGAACGCGCGCAGCCGCAGCCGGCCCTCCGCGCTTTCGGCCAGCTCCCGCCGCAGCGGCTCGTGGCCCGGCCCGAGGTGGCGCAGCAGGGCCGCCACCCGGTCGTCGTCCGCGTCCAGGGAGGTCACGGCGGCGCGGACCCGCGGGTCGACGCCTTCCCGGCCCGCCAGGACCCGCCGCAGCGAGTCGGCCGCCGAGTCGCCGACGTGTTCGGTGTCGTCGTTGAGCCCGAAGCCGGTGCGTACCTCGGTCTCGTCGGTCAGCGCCACCTCCAGCAGCGCCTCCACCAGGCCGGGCTGGTCGCCGCGCCCGGCCGCCTCGTACGTCGCGTGCAGCCGCAGCCGGGGGTCCCGGCTGCGCAGGCCGTCGATCGGTGTCTCGGGCACACGACCACCATAGGAGCACCGGTCACCCGCCGGGCGCCGCCGCACCCACCGGATGGTCGGCCGGCCGCGGCGGACGATTTTTTCCGGTACGGGCTGACAACCGGGTGATCGGCCGCGCCCGTCTCAGGGATGACATGAGCCCAACGGAAGGCGGGACGATGCGGGACGGTTCGGAACAGGAGTACGTCGACTACGTCACGGCGCGGATCCCGGCGCTGCGGCGGCTGGCGTTTCTCCTGGCCGGGGACGAGCACCGCGCCGATGACGTGGTCCAGCAGACCATCACCAGGCTGTACGTGAAGTGGCGGCATGCGCAGGCCGCCGACAACCTCGACAGGTACGTGCGGACGATGCTGGTCCGTACCTACGTGGACGAGCGGCGGCTGGGATGGGCCCGGGTCCGGCTGTTCCGCGACACACCCGAGCCGGCGTCGGGCGGCGACGGAGTGTTCGCCGGCGACGGAGTCGAGGACCGGCAGGTCGTCCGCGCGGCGCTCCGCCAGGTGCCCCGCCGGCAGCAGGCCGTCCTCGTCCTGCGGTTCTTCTACGACCTGTCGGTCGAGGAGGTGGCCGGGACGCTCGGCTGCTCGACCGGGACGGTCAAGAGCCAGACCGCCCGAGGCCTGGCAACCCTGCGACGCCTGCTCGGGGAGCGGGAGTTCGCGCGCTACGCCACCGCGAAAGACTAGGAGCCGACAGATATGCCAACCGAGATCGAACTGCTGCGTTCGCTGGACGACGAGCCGCGCACTCCGTCCACTGTGGACGTGCGGCGCGCGATTGTCGCCGGTCGACGCCGGCGCGCCCGCCGCGCCTTCGGCTACGCGGGTGCCGCGGCGGTCACCGCGCTCGCCGTGGCCGGCGCGTCGATCGTCCTGGCGGGCCCGATGCGCGACACCGGGCCCGACACCGCGGCGACCGGCGCGCCGCCCAACACCACCGCACTGGTGGCGGCGACCCCGCCTACCAGCTGCACGCTCGAACGCCTCCCCGCACCGGACGGCGCCCCGATGGCCCTCGTCACCGGCGCCGACCCCACCGGCCGGTACATCGTGGGTCGCACGTACCCGAAGCCCGGCGGGTACCAGGCGGTCATCTGGCACAACGGCGCCGGCACGCTGGTGATGCTCCCCGGCGACCTCGAGGAGTCGCTGACGGACGTCAACACGACGGGCACCGCGGTCGGCTGGAGCTACATCGGCGGCGAGGGCAACGCCCACCCCGTCCCGTACGTGTACCGCGACGGCACGGTGTCGCAGCTGCCCGGCGTGCGCAGCGGCTCCGCGTACGCCATCAACGACGACGGCGTGATCGTGGGCGCCGACGACGAGGGCTACGCGGTGCGCTGGCCGTCCGCGACCGAGCAGCCGACCCGGCTGCCGATGCCCCCGGGCACGAAGGGCGCGCGGGCCAGCGACATCGACGAGGACGGCACCGTGGTCGGCGCGGTGATCGGCGACGACCGGCCGTACGTGTGGTTCCCCGACGGCACGCACCGCCAGCTCGCGATCCCCACGCTCGACGGCAAGCCGGCCGTGACCGCCCGCGTGGCCAGCATCCGCCAGGGC
This genomic stretch from Phytohabitans houttuyneae harbors:
- a CDS encoding SigE family RNA polymerase sigma factor, encoding MRDGSEQEYVDYVTARIPALRRLAFLLAGDEHRADDVVQQTITRLYVKWRHAQAADNLDRYVRTMLVRTYVDERRLGWARVRLFRDTPEPASGGDGVFAGDGVEDRQVVRAALRQVPRRQQAVLVLRFFYDLSVEEVAGTLGCSTGTVKSQTARGLATLRRLLGEREFARYATAKD